A region from the Clavibacter sp. A6099 genome encodes:
- a CDS encoding non-ribosomal peptide synthetase yields the protein MTERIPSVPAPALLREQVARALRLDPADVGLDDDLVDLGLESTALIRLAGSWRRDGLAADFSRLAADPTIRAWARMLGEAAADGDGAGDAADPATRPAAPTLDPASPSPLTPLQHAYWLGRQPGQPSGSVAAHFYVELDGADPDPERLRAALAALVARHASLRTRFRDDGTQQPLPAGEEPPAARLRVHDLRALPADAVDERLAEMRDEGTHRRMAVERGEVLRVDLTLLPFGRSRLHVDLDMLAGDAISLRVILADLRDLVAGPGRPLPAIHRDVRAELAARAARADASRASEDARWWRERVPDLPAGPALPVRDDAERADAEPRSRRLHHRIGQDGLRMLEAAARARGLTVAAVLATAFAEVVAAWSADARFLLNLPVLDRGDEEGLELLVGEFSTSILLDVDLREERSFRDDAARIQQGVREAVAHAGYGGVDVLRDLARRDGGSPVLAPVVYTSAIGLGELYDASIRRALGEPVWIISQGPQVWLDAQVTELEGGLLLNWDVRVDILEERAMEDAFAAYRTLVDDLVHERAGAWDLQALAVPAPDDARARHELERPAPGTAASGAGDGLLHSAFLARAAADPDRPAVIGSDGHVVAYGELAEHARRVAGLLRARGVGPGATVAITAPAGPDRVAAVLGVLLAGACYAPVGPDQPPARRAMVLARGIDCVLADDGLVDGIAAGLGPGGPPVVALGTVRDAAPLADPVAVAPGDPAYLLFTSGSTGRPKGVEVAHRAAVATIRSLASVAPVGADDRAIALSALDFDLSVYDLFAVLSVGGAVVVPAEHERRDADRWRDLVRAHGVTVWNTVPALLDMLLAATGDGSLPLRLVLLGGDVVGPDLSARLAACAPAARLLALGGMTEAAIHSTVHEAGAGAPADPASPARGLPWGAPLPGVRLRVVDERGRDRPDGVPGELLVGGHALARGYRGEPELTAQRFPVVDGERWYRSGDRARYRRDDAGRPVLEFLGRADHQLKIRGHRVEPGEVEAALASFPGVQRAVVVAVAGALAAMVVPQAGRIVAPDDVAAHARALLPPSMHCARVVVRAGLPLTANGKVDRARIRAELAEPPAPALRPDDDAPRTPAERLVERVWSELLGTPCGRGRSFFAAGGDSLQATRSVAALRAAGAADASVAALFRHPVLADFAATLRLTAPEPADARPRIVPDPAHAHDPFPLTDVQRAYAVGRDPRIPLGGVGTYHHTEFDGRDQDLDRLAAAFDELVRRHPTLRTVIDPDGTQRVLADVPPVRVDVREVPADADPDAVARELAAFRERTSHRRHDLAVWPLFDVDALRYPDGRGGIRTRIAIGIDYAVVDALSIMILYTELDLLVRGLPLPPAPAELTFRDCVLQTRPDPGRQRADEEHWRARLADMPDAPRLPLATADPAPRFTRRAHRFDAAWWTAFRDRCRAAGLTPTSMLATAYGHVLSRWTGQRDVTMTLTLFDRRDVHPDMPRLVGDFTGLTLLDHRAADSAVEAARGLQERLAGDLDHREAPASWILRERARLQGTAVAPVPVVFTSAIGVGDGGSDGHGVSADVSGSFGERIHGVSQSPQVLLDVQVLEDHGGLRVDADAREDAFPPGLVDALFAAYVATLEHLATAGWDAPLPVGPPADQASARAAEPAATATRRPGRLLHHAVHEAALRAPDAPALITGTGASTRVVTHGQLADRAMRIAGALRRRGIGPGDLVGITLPRGADQAAAVIGVLSAGAAYAPVGIGQPPVRRRAIHRAAGIRLVIADDPAAAGGDEPDAPALLRPADAAAEEPLAEPVRPPVEALAYVIHTSGSTGEPKGVEIAHDAAWSTVDAVGRMLEIGPGDRILALSALDFDLSVFDVLGVLGAGGALVIPEEGEERDAPRWLDLVHEHGVTLWDTVPMLLDMLLVATDDRPGRLGTLRAALVSGDRVGTDLHGRLIRAAEPGTRLVALGGATEAAIWSNAWEVDGPLDGWASAPYGRPLPDQAFRVLDASGRDCPDWVPGELVIGGRGLARGYRGDPARTSAAFVELDGGRWYRTGDTGRYRPGGILEFLGRTDRQVKLGGHRMELGEIEAAHAASPGVRRAIALVVDGTAGRKHLHVAIQPDDGHDGAAVLAAATATAADRLPAYAVPHRAHLVDAWPLTANGKVDVAALGRALVDAEPDAAATAADLASGSASGTATAPGTATEAALAELWAGILGTAPAPDAGFFAAGGDSLAMLRLVTAAQRRFGVDAGVRRFLEEPTVRAYAACIDRLLAAPATTTPAPASPADAPARPPATTGADLFESGDL from the coding sequence ATGACCGAGCGGATCCCCTCCGTCCCCGCCCCCGCGCTGCTCCGCGAGCAGGTCGCGCGCGCCCTGCGCCTCGACCCCGCCGACGTGGGGCTCGACGACGACCTGGTGGACCTCGGCCTCGAGTCCACCGCGCTGATCCGCCTCGCGGGAAGCTGGCGGCGCGACGGCCTCGCCGCCGACTTCTCGCGGCTCGCGGCCGACCCGACGATCCGGGCGTGGGCGCGCATGCTGGGCGAGGCCGCCGCGGACGGCGACGGCGCGGGCGACGCCGCGGATCCCGCCACGCGCCCCGCCGCTCCCACCCTCGACCCCGCGTCGCCCTCGCCCCTCACCCCGCTGCAGCACGCGTACTGGCTGGGCCGGCAGCCCGGCCAGCCGTCCGGGTCGGTCGCCGCGCACTTCTACGTCGAGCTCGACGGGGCGGATCCGGATCCCGAGCGGCTGCGCGCGGCCCTCGCCGCCCTGGTCGCCCGGCACGCCTCCCTGCGGACCCGCTTCCGGGACGACGGCACGCAGCAGCCGCTGCCCGCCGGCGAGGAGCCGCCCGCCGCCCGGCTGCGCGTCCACGACCTCCGCGCGCTGCCCGCCGACGCCGTGGACGAGCGGCTGGCGGAGATGCGCGACGAGGGCACGCACCGCCGCATGGCCGTCGAGCGCGGCGAGGTGCTCCGCGTCGACCTCACGCTCCTGCCGTTCGGCCGCAGCCGCCTGCACGTCGACCTCGACATGCTCGCGGGCGACGCCATCAGCCTCCGCGTGATCCTCGCCGACCTCCGCGACCTCGTGGCTGGGCCCGGGCGACCGCTGCCCGCGATCCACCGCGACGTGCGCGCGGAGCTGGCCGCCCGGGCCGCCCGCGCCGACGCGTCCCGGGCATCGGAGGATGCGCGCTGGTGGCGCGAGCGCGTGCCCGACCTCCCCGCGGGCCCGGCGCTGCCCGTCCGCGACGACGCCGAACGCGCTGACGCCGAGCCGCGCTCCCGCCGGCTGCACCACCGGATCGGGCAGGACGGGCTGCGCATGCTCGAGGCCGCCGCGCGCGCCCGCGGGCTGACGGTGGCCGCCGTGCTCGCGACGGCGTTCGCCGAGGTCGTGGCCGCCTGGTCGGCCGACGCCCGCTTCCTCCTCAACCTCCCCGTGCTCGACCGCGGCGACGAGGAGGGGCTGGAGCTGCTCGTCGGCGAGTTCAGCACCTCGATCCTCCTCGACGTGGACCTGCGGGAGGAACGGTCGTTCCGGGACGACGCGGCGCGGATCCAGCAGGGGGTGCGCGAGGCGGTCGCCCACGCGGGCTACGGGGGCGTCGATGTGCTCCGCGACCTCGCGCGCCGCGACGGCGGGAGCCCCGTGCTGGCGCCCGTCGTGTACACGAGCGCCATCGGCCTGGGCGAGCTGTACGACGCGTCCATCCGGCGCGCGCTCGGGGAACCGGTGTGGATCATCTCCCAGGGCCCGCAGGTCTGGCTCGACGCCCAGGTCACCGAGCTCGAGGGCGGACTGCTGCTCAACTGGGACGTGCGGGTCGACATCCTCGAGGAACGGGCGATGGAGGACGCGTTCGCCGCGTACCGCACGCTCGTCGACGACCTGGTGCACGAGCGGGCCGGAGCCTGGGACCTGCAGGCGCTCGCGGTCCCCGCCCCGGATGACGCGCGGGCGCGCCACGAGCTCGAGCGGCCGGCACCCGGCACGGCTGCGTCGGGCGCGGGCGACGGGCTCCTCCACTCCGCGTTCCTCGCGCGGGCGGCCGCGGATCCGGACCGGCCTGCGGTCATCGGATCCGACGGCCACGTGGTCGCGTACGGCGAGCTGGCCGAGCACGCGCGCCGGGTCGCCGGGCTGCTGCGTGCTCGCGGCGTCGGCCCGGGCGCGACCGTGGCGATCACCGCGCCGGCCGGGCCGGACCGCGTGGCCGCCGTGCTCGGCGTGCTGCTCGCCGGCGCCTGCTACGCCCCCGTCGGCCCGGACCAGCCGCCCGCGCGCCGCGCGATGGTCCTCGCGCGGGGGATCGACTGCGTCCTCGCCGACGACGGCCTGGTCGACGGGATCGCGGCGGGCCTCGGTCCCGGCGGCCCGCCCGTGGTCGCGCTCGGCACCGTCCGGGATGCCGCGCCGCTGGCGGATCCCGTCGCCGTCGCCCCCGGTGACCCCGCCTACCTGCTGTTCACGTCGGGATCCACCGGCCGGCCGAAGGGCGTGGAGGTCGCCCACCGTGCCGCCGTCGCCACCATCCGGTCGCTCGCGAGCGTGGCACCCGTCGGCGCGGACGACCGTGCCATCGCGCTCTCCGCGCTCGACTTCGACCTCTCCGTCTACGACCTGTTCGCCGTGCTCTCGGTGGGCGGCGCGGTCGTCGTGCCCGCCGAGCACGAGCGCCGCGACGCCGACCGCTGGCGGGATCTCGTGCGCGCGCACGGCGTGACGGTCTGGAACACCGTGCCCGCGCTCCTCGACATGCTGCTCGCCGCGACCGGCGACGGATCCCTGCCGCTCCGGCTCGTGCTGCTCGGCGGCGACGTCGTCGGGCCGGATCTGTCGGCGCGCCTGGCCGCGTGCGCGCCCGCCGCCCGGCTGCTCGCGCTCGGCGGGATGACGGAGGCGGCCATCCACTCGACCGTGCACGAGGCGGGCGCGGGCGCCCCCGCGGATCCGGCATCTCCCGCGCGCGGCCTCCCCTGGGGCGCCCCGCTGCCCGGCGTGCGCCTCCGGGTCGTCGACGAGCGCGGCCGCGACCGCCCCGACGGCGTGCCAGGCGAGCTGCTGGTGGGCGGGCACGCGCTGGCCCGCGGCTACCGCGGCGAGCCCGAGCTGACCGCCCAGCGCTTCCCGGTGGTCGACGGCGAGCGCTGGTACCGCTCGGGCGACAGAGCCCGCTACCGGCGCGACGACGCCGGGCGGCCGGTGCTGGAGTTCCTCGGGCGCGCGGATCACCAGCTGAAGATCCGCGGGCACCGCGTGGAACCCGGCGAGGTGGAGGCCGCGCTGGCGTCCTTCCCGGGCGTGCAGCGCGCCGTCGTCGTCGCCGTCGCGGGCGCTCTCGCCGCGATGGTGGTGCCCCAGGCCGGCCGCATCGTCGCGCCCGACGACGTCGCGGCTCACGCACGGGCACTGCTGCCGCCCTCCATGCACTGCGCGCGCGTGGTCGTGCGGGCCGGGCTGCCGCTCACGGCCAACGGCAAGGTCGACCGGGCCAGGATCCGCGCGGAGCTCGCCGAGCCACCCGCCCCCGCCCTGCGACCGGACGACGACGCCCCGCGCACGCCCGCGGAGCGGCTCGTCGAGCGCGTGTGGAGCGAGCTGCTCGGCACCCCGTGCGGTCGCGGACGCTCCTTCTTCGCCGCGGGCGGCGACTCCCTCCAGGCCACCCGCAGCGTCGCCGCCCTGCGCGCCGCGGGCGCGGCCGACGCGAGCGTCGCCGCGCTCTTCCGGCACCCGGTGCTGGCGGACTTCGCGGCGACCTTGCGCCTCACGGCCCCGGAACCCGCGGACGCGCGCCCCCGCATCGTGCCGGATCCCGCGCACGCCCACGACCCGTTCCCGCTGACCGACGTGCAGCGCGCGTACGCGGTCGGCCGCGATCCCCGCATCCCGCTCGGCGGCGTGGGCACGTACCACCACACGGAGTTCGACGGGCGCGACCAGGACCTCGACCGGCTCGCCGCCGCGTTCGACGAGCTCGTGCGGCGGCACCCGACGCTGCGGACGGTCATCGACCCCGACGGCACCCAGCGGGTGCTCGCGGACGTGCCGCCCGTGCGCGTCGACGTGCGCGAGGTGCCGGCCGACGCGGATCCGGATGCCGTGGCCCGGGAGCTCGCCGCGTTCCGCGAGCGCACCTCGCACCGTCGGCACGACCTCGCCGTCTGGCCGCTGTTCGACGTCGACGCGCTGCGCTACCCCGACGGCCGGGGCGGGATCCGCACGCGCATCGCGATCGGCATCGACTACGCCGTCGTCGACGCGCTCTCGATCATGATCCTGTACACCGAGCTCGACCTCCTCGTGCGCGGCCTGCCGCTCCCGCCCGCGCCCGCCGAGCTGACGTTCCGGGACTGCGTGCTGCAGACCCGGCCGGACCCGGGGCGGCAGCGCGCCGACGAGGAGCACTGGCGCGCACGGCTCGCCGACATGCCCGACGCCCCGCGGCTGCCGCTCGCGACCGCCGACCCGGCGCCGCGCTTCACCCGCCGTGCGCACCGCTTCGACGCCGCGTGGTGGACCGCCTTCCGCGACCGCTGCCGGGCGGCCGGGCTCACGCCCACGAGCATGCTGGCCACCGCGTACGGCCACGTGCTCTCCCGCTGGACCGGGCAGCGCGACGTCACCATGACGCTGACGCTCTTCGACCGGCGCGACGTGCATCCCGACATGCCGCGCCTCGTCGGCGACTTCACCGGGCTGACCCTGCTCGACCACCGTGCCGCGGACTCCGCCGTGGAGGCGGCGCGCGGGCTGCAGGAGCGCCTCGCCGGCGACCTCGACCACCGCGAGGCGCCCGCGTCGTGGATCCTCCGGGAGCGCGCGCGCCTCCAGGGCACGGCCGTGGCGCCGGTGCCCGTGGTGTTCACGAGCGCGATCGGCGTCGGCGACGGCGGCAGCGATGGCCACGGGGTCTCGGCCGACGTGTCTGGCTCCTTCGGCGAGCGGATCCACGGCGTGTCCCAGTCCCCCCAGGTCCTCCTCGACGTGCAGGTGCTGGAGGACCACGGCGGGCTGCGGGTCGACGCCGACGCCCGCGAGGACGCGTTCCCGCCGGGCCTCGTCGACGCGCTCTTCGCGGCGTACGTGGCCACGCTCGAGCACCTCGCCACGGCCGGCTGGGACGCGCCGCTCCCCGTGGGTCCCCCCGCCGACCAGGCGAGTGCCCGGGCCGCGGAGCCCGCGGCCACCGCGACCCGGCGACCGGGCCGGCTCCTGCACCACGCCGTGCACGAGGCCGCGCTCCGGGCGCCCGACGCGCCCGCGCTCATCACCGGCACGGGCGCGTCGACGCGCGTCGTGACGCACGGCCAGCTCGCCGACCGGGCCATGCGGATCGCGGGCGCGCTCCGTCGGCGCGGGATCGGACCCGGCGACCTGGTCGGCATCACGCTGCCGCGCGGTGCGGACCAGGCGGCGGCCGTCATCGGCGTCCTCTCCGCGGGCGCCGCGTACGCGCCCGTCGGGATCGGGCAGCCTCCCGTGCGGCGGCGGGCCATCCACCGGGCGGCCGGGATCCGCCTGGTCATCGCCGACGACCCGGCCGCGGCCGGCGGCGACGAGCCCGACGCACCCGCCCTCCTCCGCCCGGCTGACGCGGCCGCGGAGGAGCCGCTCGCCGAGCCGGTGCGCCCGCCCGTCGAGGCGCTCGCCTACGTCATCCACACCTCCGGCTCCACGGGCGAGCCCAAGGGCGTCGAGATCGCTCACGACGCCGCGTGGTCCACGGTCGACGCGGTGGGTCGGATGCTCGAGATCGGCCCGGGCGACCGGATCCTCGCCCTCTCGGCGCTCGACTTCGACCTCTCCGTGTTCGACGTGCTCGGCGTCCTCGGTGCGGGCGGCGCGCTCGTCATCCCCGAGGAGGGCGAGGAGCGCGACGCCCCGCGCTGGCTCGACCTGGTGCACGAGCACGGGGTCACGCTGTGGGACACGGTGCCGATGCTGCTCGACATGCTCCTCGTCGCGACCGACGACCGGCCGGGGAGGCTCGGCACGCTGCGCGCGGCGCTCGTCTCCGGCGACCGCGTGGGCACGGATCTGCACGGGCGCCTGATCCGCGCGGCCGAGCCGGGCACGCGGCTCGTCGCGCTGGGCGGCGCGACCGAGGCGGCCATCTGGTCGAACGCGTGGGAGGTGGACGGCCCGCTCGACGGCTGGGCGTCCGCGCCCTACGGCCGACCGCTGCCCGACCAGGCGTTCCGCGTGCTCGACGCGAGCGGCAGGGACTGCCCCGACTGGGTGCCCGGCGAGCTCGTCATCGGCGGTCGCGGGCTCGCCCGCGGCTACCGCGGCGACCCCGCGCGCACATCCGCCGCGTTCGTCGAGCTCGACGGCGGCCGCTGGTACCGCACGGGCGACACGGGCAGGTACCGGCCGGGCGGGATCCTCGAGTTCCTCGGCCGGACCGACCGGCAGGTGAAGCTCGGCGGGCACCGGATGGAGCTCGGTGAGATCGAGGCCGCCCACGCGGCTTCCCCCGGGGTGCGGCGCGCGATCGCGCTCGTGGTCGATGGGACGGCCGGACGAAAGCACCTGCACGTGGCGATCCAGCCGGACGACGGGCACGACGGGGCCGCCGTGCTGGCCGCGGCCACCGCGACCGCCGCCGACCGGCTCCCCGCGTACGCCGTGCCGCACCGCGCCCACCTCGTCGACGCGTGGCCGCTGACCGCCAACGGCAAGGTGGACGTGGCGGCGCTCGGCCGCGCGCTCGTGGACGCGGAGCCCGATGCCGCCGCAACCGCCGCCGATCTCGCGTCCGGATCCGCATCCGGCACCGCGACCGCGCCCGGCACCGCGACCGAGGCCGCCCTCGCCGAGCTGTGGGCCGGGATCCTCGGCACCGCGCCCGCCCCCGACGCCGGCTTCTTCGCTGCCGGCGGCGACAGCCTCGCCATGCTCCGGCTCGTGACCGCCGCCCAGCGCCGGTTCGGCGTCGACGCGGGCGTGCGCCGCTTCCTCGAGGAGCCGACCGTGCGGGCGTACGCCGCCTGCATCGACCGGCTCCTCGCCGCCCCCGCGACCACCACCCCCGCGCCCGCATCCCCCGCGGACGCACCCGCCCGACCGCCGGCCACGACCGGCGCCGACCTCTTCGAAAGCGGAGACCTGTGA
- a CDS encoding (2,3-dihydroxybenzoyl)adenylate synthase — MHEREQAEHPGHGTGRGYDDWADGLARDARGAGREPDARLDGILRRSAERVPDRTALVGVGGRWTHAELDAEVDLAARGLAASGVLPGDRILLQLADGAAFLIAWCALVRAGAVPVHAMPGHRLMELVHLVAGSGARGLVVAERVGRDDGRDLGAGVRAACPGLDLVILHGPGRVDGALTWEDVRERGRTPDPAAAAPRTRLDAVAPDGAPRLGLLLHSGGTTGLPKLIPRHHAEYSYNAWAAARASRVGPDSVLLAVLPVAFNFTLACPGALGVLDVGGTVVIAPDPDPATAFALVARERVTHVALTPTLARAWIDEAAHTTADLSSLRVVQVGGARLDDVTARALEPALGATLQQVYGMAEGLVCMTALDDPPELRWSTQGRPISPDDLVRLRAADGSLAADGEAGELETRGPCTLRGYHAAPDADATAFTPDGFYRTGDVVRRLASGHLVVTGRAKDQVNRGGEKYAAAEVERYLLALPSVRAAAIVPVPDPDLGERAVAVIACAGPAPDRRQVVAHLRALGVAAYKHPDRVVVLPELPLTAVGKIDKGQVRALLATDGDTRA, encoded by the coding sequence ATGCACGAGCGCGAGCAGGCGGAGCACCCGGGCCATGGGACCGGTCGCGGATACGACGACTGGGCCGACGGGCTGGCCCGGGACGCCCGGGGCGCGGGGAGGGAGCCGGACGCGCGGCTCGACGGGATCCTCCGCCGGAGCGCCGAGCGCGTGCCCGACCGCACGGCCCTGGTCGGGGTCGGCGGGCGCTGGACCCACGCCGAGCTGGACGCCGAGGTCGACCTCGCCGCGCGCGGCCTCGCCGCATCCGGCGTCCTGCCCGGCGACCGGATCCTCCTGCAGCTCGCCGACGGCGCCGCCTTCCTCATCGCGTGGTGCGCGCTCGTGCGCGCGGGAGCGGTGCCCGTCCACGCCATGCCGGGTCACCGGCTCATGGAGCTCGTGCACCTCGTGGCGGGTAGCGGCGCGCGCGGCCTGGTCGTCGCGGAGCGCGTGGGCCGCGACGACGGCCGTGACCTCGGGGCCGGGGTGCGCGCCGCCTGCCCGGGGCTCGACCTCGTGATCCTGCACGGACCGGGCCGCGTCGACGGCGCGCTGACCTGGGAGGACGTCCGCGAGCGGGGGCGAACGCCGGATCCTGCCGCTGCCGCACCCCGGACGCGGCTCGACGCGGTCGCGCCCGACGGCGCGCCCCGCCTCGGGCTCCTCCTGCACTCCGGCGGCACCACGGGCCTGCCCAAGCTCATCCCGCGCCACCACGCCGAGTACTCCTACAACGCGTGGGCGGCGGCGCGGGCGTCTCGCGTCGGCCCCGACTCGGTGCTGCTGGCCGTGCTCCCCGTGGCCTTCAACTTCACGCTCGCGTGCCCCGGCGCGCTCGGCGTGCTCGACGTGGGCGGCACCGTCGTCATCGCGCCCGACCCGGATCCCGCGACGGCCTTCGCGCTCGTCGCCCGCGAGCGCGTGACCCACGTGGCCCTGACCCCGACGCTGGCGCGGGCGTGGATCGACGAGGCCGCGCACACGACCGCCGACCTCTCGAGCCTCCGCGTCGTCCAGGTCGGCGGCGCCCGGCTCGACGACGTCACGGCGCGCGCCCTGGAGCCCGCGCTCGGCGCGACGCTCCAGCAGGTCTACGGGATGGCCGAGGGGCTCGTCTGCATGACCGCCCTCGACGATCCGCCCGAGCTGCGCTGGAGCACGCAGGGGCGGCCGATCAGCCCCGACGACCTGGTCCGCCTGCGCGCCGCCGACGGCTCCCTCGCGGCCGACGGCGAGGCGGGCGAGCTGGAGACCCGCGGGCCGTGCACCCTCCGCGGCTACCACGCGGCCCCCGATGCGGACGCGACGGCCTTCACGCCCGACGGCTTCTACCGCACCGGCGACGTCGTGCGGCGTCTCGCGTCCGGGCACCTCGTGGTCACGGGCCGCGCGAAGGACCAGGTCAACCGCGGCGGCGAGAAGTACGCCGCCGCGGAGGTGGAGCGCTACCTGCTGGCGTTGCCGTCGGTGCGCGCGGCGGCGATCGTGCCCGTGCCGGATCCCGACCTGGGCGAGCGCGCCGTCGCGGTCATCGCCTGCGCGGGGCCCGCTCCCGATCGCCGCCAGGTCGTCGCGCACCTCCGCGCGCTCGGGGTGGCGGCCTACAAGCACCCGGACCGGGTCGTGGTGCTGCCCGAGCTGCCGCTCACCGCCGTGGGCAAGATCGACAAGGGCCAGGTCCGGGCGCTGCTGGCCACCGACGGGGACACCCGTGCTTGA
- a CDS encoding 4'-phosphopantetheinyl transferase family protein — protein sequence MLDAILPAGAVLAEERGPAGEHAMHPAEAGAVARAVPSRRREFAATRACARTALAALVAEAARGGGASRAAADAPGPSPVAIPKGRGGDPVWPRGVVGSLTHCAGYRAAVVAGIDALRTIGIDAEPHAPLPPEARDIVGLAGELDPHPPLGPDVHADCVLFSAKESVGKAHFARYREWLGFADLHVTLHPDGAFTARRSAPGPIPFPAYRGGWCVTEGLVLTCAWLAVPRIPSAVARPSVPRPA from the coding sequence GTGCTTGACGCGATCCTCCCCGCCGGGGCCGTCCTGGCGGAGGAGCGCGGTCCCGCCGGCGAGCACGCGATGCACCCGGCCGAGGCGGGCGCCGTGGCCCGCGCGGTGCCGTCGCGTCGGCGCGAGTTCGCCGCCACCCGGGCCTGCGCGCGCACCGCCCTCGCCGCCCTCGTCGCGGAGGCCGCGCGCGGAGGCGGCGCCTCCCGGGCCGCGGCAGACGCCCCCGGCCCCTCTCCCGTCGCGATCCCCAAGGGCCGGGGCGGCGATCCCGTCTGGCCGCGCGGCGTGGTCGGCAGCCTCACGCACTGCGCGGGGTACCGCGCCGCCGTCGTCGCGGGCATCGACGCGCTGCGCACCATCGGGATCGACGCCGAGCCGCACGCGCCCCTGCCCCCGGAGGCCCGGGACATCGTCGGCCTCGCGGGCGAGCTGGATCCGCATCCGCCGCTCGGGCCCGACGTGCACGCGGACTGCGTGCTCTTCAGCGCCAAGGAGTCGGTGGGCAAGGCGCACTTCGCCCGGTACCGCGAGTGGCTCGGCTTCGCGGACCTCCACGTGACGCTCCACCCCGACGGCGCGTTCACGGCGCGCCGGTCCGCGCCCGGCCCCATCCCGTTCCCCGCCTACCGCGGCGGCTGGTGCGTCACCGAGGGCCTCGTCCTCACGTGCGCGTGGCTCGCCGTCCCCCGCATCCCGTCCGCCGTCGCCCGCCCCAGCGTCCCCCGCCCCGCCTGA
- a CDS encoding salicylate synthase, with protein MPAAPVTRVAELRITRDPLGAVADLARAFRHEPHVILEEAGRFSCGIGAWAEVVVDRRVVRLRVRGEEEVVVSWRDEPLRVVGRLLAGLGPDRGRAYGTACFELARAHAGMPVAAGAGELLHVILPRTEVIIADGLATVRSGDAREAAEVARILGAAEPAPAPAPAPEPAAALVPEPAPDRPGIADPEDGRARYLAAVASGVAAIQAGELQKVVVSRRVPVTGEVDLPATFVRGRRANTPARSYLLGLGGIEAVGFSPEIVVAVDASGTVRTQPLAGTRALVADPVESRRLREELLSDAKEIHEHAISVKLAVEEMAPVCRAGSVRVEEFMVVEERGTVQHLGSRVAGELAEGLTCWDALAALFPAVTASGVPKRAAFDLIRRLEGHDRGLYAGAVLRIDADGALDAALVLRTLFRRGEATWLQVGAGVVGASSPARELEETREKLASIADHVVRDPGPGRAAQAAAADAGDLGAGAGASASARARAPRGAAAGR; from the coding sequence ATGCCCGCAGCCCCCGTGACCCGCGTAGCCGAGCTCCGGATCACCCGCGACCCGCTCGGCGCCGTCGCCGACCTGGCGCGCGCCTTCCGGCACGAGCCGCACGTGATCCTCGAGGAGGCGGGGCGGTTCTCGTGCGGGATCGGCGCGTGGGCGGAGGTCGTGGTCGACCGGCGGGTCGTCCGCCTGCGCGTCCGGGGCGAGGAGGAGGTGGTCGTGTCGTGGCGGGATGAGCCCCTGCGCGTGGTGGGCCGCCTGCTCGCGGGCCTCGGCCCCGACCGCGGGCGCGCCTACGGCACCGCGTGCTTCGAGCTGGCGCGCGCGCACGCGGGCATGCCGGTCGCCGCGGGTGCGGGGGAGCTCCTGCACGTGATCCTGCCGCGCACGGAGGTGATCATCGCGGATGGCCTCGCGACCGTCCGCTCGGGGGACGCACGGGAGGCGGCGGAGGTCGCGCGGATCCTCGGGGCGGCCGAGCCCGCGCCCGCGCCCGCGCCCGCACCCGAGCCCGCCGCCGCACTCGTGCCCGAGCCCGCGCCCGACCGCCCCGGCATCGCCGATCCCGAGGACGGCCGTGCGCGCTACCTCGCCGCGGTCGCGTCGGGCGTCGCCGCCATCCAGGCGGGGGAGCTGCAGAAGGTCGTCGTGTCGCGCCGGGTGCCCGTCACGGGCGAGGTGGACCTGCCCGCCACCTTCGTGCGCGGACGCCGGGCGAACACGCCCGCCCGCTCCTACCTGCTGGGCCTCGGCGGGATCGAGGCGGTGGGCTTCAGCCCCGAGATCGTCGTGGCGGTGGACGCCTCTGGCACCGTGCGCACCCAGCCGCTCGCCGGCACGCGGGCGCTCGTGGCCGACCCCGTCGAGTCCCGGCGGCTGCGCGAGGAGCTCCTGTCGGACGCGAAGGAGATCCACGAGCACGCGATCTCGGTGAAGCTCGCGGTCGAGGAGATGGCGCCCGTGTGCCGCGCGGGCAGCGTGCGCGTCGAGGAGTTCATGGTCGTGGAGGAGCGCGGCACGGTGCAGCACCTGGGCTCCCGGGTGGCGGGCGAGCTCGCGGAAGGCCTCACGTGCTGGGACGCTCTGGCCGCGCTGTTCCCGGCCGTCACCGCGTCGGGCGTGCCCAAGCGCGCCGCGTTCGACCTCATCCGCCGGCTGGAGGGGCACGACCGCGGCCTCTATGCCGGCGCGGTCCTCCGGATCGACGCGGACGGCGCGCTCGACGCGGCCCTGGTGCTGCGCACGCTCTTCCGGCGTGGCGAGGCGACGTGGCTGCAGGTCGGCGCGGGCGTCGTGGGGGCCTCGTCTCCGGCTCGCGAGCTCGAGGAGACGCGCGAGAAGCTGGCGAGCATCGCGGACCACGTGGTGCGCGACCCGGGACCCGGCCGCGCGGCGCAGGCGGCGGCGGCGGATGCGGGCGACCTCGGCGCGGGCGCGGGCGCGAGCGCGAGCGCCCGCGCCCGCGCTCCGCGGGGAGCCGCCGCCGGCCGGTGA